A region from the Peromyscus leucopus breed LL Stock chromosome 9, UCI_PerLeu_2.1, whole genome shotgun sequence genome encodes:
- the LOC114684555 gene encoding coiled-coil domain-containing protein 70-like, protein MDVSRSKQIHKGKILRLFSCFSCTRDQSKFKHKSHEVEENLCRENKALRDENKALRKDNKFLWGENKALGRENKTFRMDNQFIRERNHILRQQNQLLQKVKRLILENQKLSGEELGALNTEKQSYWQQNRAMEAQITALRQQEKAFQHEAKALHEEIKSLNEETKALQHQERALRMEGKALVRDGAAAELQEALTKEGAALEMEEQALWKEEQALREENKALREEHGALQEEEVALQEEAKILQEWNTILQGKITKNLPGQTEKNDAEKCDLRTNHNALTIISIPERKTRIRR, encoded by the coding sequence ATGGATGTCTCTCGatccaaacaaatacataaaggGAAAATACTGcgattgttttcttgtttctcttgtaCCCGAGATCAAAGTAAATTCAAGCATAAATCTCATGAGGTGGAAGAAAACCTCTGTAGAGAAAATAAGGCATTGAGAGATGAAAACAAGGCTCTGAGAAAAGACAACAAATTCCTGTGGGGGGAAAACAAAGCcttaggaagagaaaataaaacatttcggATGGACAACCAATTCATCAGGGAGAGGAATCATATACTAAGGCAGCAGAACCAGCTACTCCAGAAAGTGAAAAGGTTGATTTTAGAGAATCAAAAACTCTCTGGCGAAGAACTCGGTGCCTTGAACACAGAAAAACAGTCTTACTGGCAACAGAATCGCGCCATGGAGGCTCAGATCACAGCTCTCAGGCAACAAGAGAAAGCCTTCCAGCATGAGGCTAAAGCTCTGCATGAGGAGATCAAATCCCTGAATGAAGAGACCAAGGCTCTCCAGCACCAGGAGAGGGCTCTCAGGATGGAAGGGAAGGCCCTGGTGAGGGATGGAGCGGCTGCTGAGTTGCAGGAGGCCCTCACAAAGGAGGGAGCTGCTCTGGAGATGGAAGAACAGGCTTTGTGGAAGGAAGAACAGGCTCTTAGGGAGGAGAACAAGGCACTGAGAGAAGAGCATGGGGCTCTACAAGAGGAGGAAGTCGCCCTTCAGGAAGAGGCAAAGATCCTGCAAGAGTGGAATACTATTCTTCAGGGAAAGATCACAAAAAATCTCCCAGGGCAAACGGAGAAAAACGACGCAGAAAAGTGTGACCTAAGAACTAACCACAATGCCCTGACAATCATCAGCATTCCGGAACGTAAAACTAGAATTCGAAGGTGA